The Sedimentisphaera salicampi genome includes a region encoding these proteins:
- a CDS encoding PEP-CTERM sorting domain-containing protein: protein MEKVKSILMLAAVAAIAVSSHANYIANGDFANGTDNWPERGNWGGATLTFDNGELYMDTNAENLENTEDYGANARSDRFSVYQGMQLDYSIDYATWISSTPQTEGYLFRLQFYDEQENWIGDTVLEEITDHTGFSWNTLTGQTTVGLENAALAAVELSNGTYNNFNGAVKVDNVSIVPEPASLSLLGLGAAAMMRKRRSA, encoded by the coding sequence ATGGAAAAAGTAAAAAGTATTTTAATGTTAGCTGCTGTTGCAGCTATAGCAGTTAGTTCTCATGCGAATTATATTGCCAATGGTGATTTCGCAAACGGGACTGACAATTGGCCGGAAAGAGGCAACTGGGGCGGTGCAACTCTTACATTTGACAACGGTGAGTTGTACATGGACACTAATGCTGAGAATCTTGAAAACACTGAAGACTATGGGGCTAACGCACGCAGTGATCGCTTTTCGGTTTATCAGGGTATGCAGCTTGATTACAGCATTGACTATGCTACATGGATATCCTCGACCCCCCAGACTGAAGGGTATCTCTTCAGACTTCAGTTCTATGATGAACAGGAAAACTGGATTGGGGATACTGTGTTAGAAGAGATTACTGATCATACGGGGTTCAGTTGGAACACGCTCACAGGCCAGACTACAGTGGGGCTCGAAAATGCGGCGTTAGCTGCTGTTGAATTGAGTAACGGAACCTATAACAATTTCAACGGAGCTGTTAAGGTTGATAATGTTTCGATAGTTCCCGAGCCGGCTTCGCTTTCACTTCTCGGATTAGGCGCTGCAGCAATGATGAGGAAAAGACGCTCAGCGTAA